The genomic segment GGACAAAAACGTGCCGTAGAAGCGGTCGATAAGCTCAAGCTCATCGGCGGACATATCCGACTGGGCAAACATCGTGATGTCTTTAAAGCGCTGGTTCAGCGACAGCTCCGTCTGAAGCGTCCACCCCAGTAAAGAATCGTTGGGATCGGCAATGGGAGTCGCAGCCAGTGCGTCACCACTCATAGAAAAAATACCCCTTAGTTCGTGAAAACTGTGAACATGACCTGATAGTCACACCAGTCTAGCCTGTGCGTTCACAAAGGGAAGCACGATAGCATGAATGAGTTCTAGCCCACTATGAAGGCGCGCGCCTAGCTTACGCATAGGCACTGTCGTGCTGATATGTCGTTGCCACATCCCCAAAACCCAGGTAGCGGCAACACTACTGCCCGGGTTATACAGCTCCGGCCAGGGCGAGGAATGTAGCGCCGCCGCAGCCCCATTCACCGGTTTCCCCTATTTTATTCAGTAGCGACAGCTATAATGCCTATAAATCATGCAATTCTGAGCTTTTCCCATTAGTTTTCTTACTGGAATTTATTAGTGGATATGAAAACATCATGAATGTCACGGAAAATACCATGGTGTTATCCATCACATACCCCACGTTCGTGGGCAGCAATAGTCACATGGAGCAACTAGCCGAAAGATTAACAAAAAGCCCCTGATCTGCGTCAATAAAGGGATTTGCGACAGCAACATGCGGCAAGCGATGGCCACCATCTACACGATAGCATAATAGCTATTTCCCCCGCTCAACCCGCCATGGAGAGCCGATAACAAAAAACGATTTTCATATCCATGTTTTGCGTGACGCGAGCATAGCGTACCAACTAACGGCGCTACCAATATTGTGAGAAATTCATTAAAATAGACCCTCTACCTTTTTGATGTGACTTTTTTTGTGCGTGCCAGTACAATAAAAACAAAGCAGGTGTCTGGCTTTTTACCAACCCTAGCTACGCACCGAAAAAACTTCAGAACAAAATTCCAGGACGAACTTCCAGGACACACCCTTCCCAACCTCCAGAAATTTTTTGATTGCGAGCGCTAACGAAACATCTAAAAACGGTTAAACAATCCCCTAGAGAATTGTTGACATAACTGCTTTTACCTACTTCACCCATCCTGTCGTTTAATTTCTTCGCCACACCACCATGTGGCCAGATGCTTTGAGAAACGTAGTGAGAAGACATCATGGAAACTACCCCTGTCCGCGTCCTGCTCTATAGCCATGATTCCCAAGGTCTTGGGCATGTTCGACGCAACTTGACCATCGCCCACCACATCGCTGCCGCAATCCCCGCAGCAACGGGACACCCCGTCTCCGGCCTGCTCGTCTCAGGACTCGCCCCCGCCAGCGTGTTCCCGCTGCCACAAGGATTCGACTGGCTCACCATCCCTGGGATATCCAAAGGAAAAGACGGCTACCAGCCACGCAGCCTTGGCGAGCCAACCCACAACCTCATTCGGTTGCGTTCTGAACTGCTTAAATCCACACTGCTTTCCTTCGCCCCAGACCTGGTGATCATCGACCGGCACATCTACGGCGTGTGGAAGGAACTGTTCACCCCGCTCGAACAACTACGCACGGCACACCCCCACACCTCTGTAGTGTTGGGCCTACGCGAGGTGTTGGACGAACCCGCCGTTGCAGCCGCTGAATGGGAGGCACTGGGCAACCCCGAACAACTTTGCGACATTGTTGATGAAGTCTGGGTCTACGGCGACCCTGCCGTGCATAACCCCCTCAAAACCGGCGAAATCCCCGACTTTTTCACCGACCGCCTCCGCTTCACCGGCTACCTCGCCAACGGTCGGCGCGTCGCAGATCACGACACAGCCCTGGCACCCGAACCCTTCATCCTCACCACTGCGGGCGGCGGATCTGACGGCTACCACCTCCTTAAATCGGCCACGCGTATCAACTTCCCCGCTGGCCACCGCCACATCATTGTCACCGGGCCGCAACTTGAGGAACGAGCATTCAAACACATCGCCTCGCTGGCCGGGCCGAACACCGAGGTACACCACTCCTGGCCTGGACTGAGTACCCAAATTGCGCGAGCGTCGGCAGTGATCGCCATGGGTGGTTACAACACTGTGTGCGAAATCCTCTGCACTGACACCCCAGGGCTGCTGATTCCCCGTGAACACCCCAGACGTGAACAACTCATTCGCGCCGAATCTTTGCATGAGGCCCGAGCTATTGATTACCTGCGCGTGGGCGCGGTGAGCACCGACGCCCTGAGCGCCTGGGTTGCCGATGCCGTGCACCGCACTGTTGATCGGTCAAGTTTAGCCCGGGACGGGTTGAATGTTGCAGCGCACTACGCCACAGAACTGATAAATCACACTGATCTTGTTTCCACGGAAGGCAGCACCCTCAAATGACCCGCATCGGCTATGTACTCAAAGTGTATCCCCGGTTTTCGGAAACGTTTATTGTGACCGAAATACTGGCCAGAGAGGCACACGGCGATGACTTAAGCATTTACGCCCTTCGCCCCACGACTGATGCGCGCTTCCACCCGGAACTGGCCCGAGTACAGGCGGAAGTCACATGGATACCACGCCCTGCTCTTGCTATTGGATTGTGGGCGGAATTAGTGAACATCATTAAGCATCCCACCCTGCGCGACAATTTCCTGCGTATCCTCCCGGAACTGGTGGAACTACCCGCCGACGAGGTCGCCCAAGGCGTGGCGCTGGCACAATCCGTGCACAATGACGGCATCACCCATCTGCACGCGCATTTCGCCTCCCTGCCTGGCCGAATGGCCTGGATGGCCTCTAAAATCACTGGTATCCCCTACACCCTGACCACGCATGCCAAGGATATTTTCCACAAAAGCGTGGACTCCACCTGGCTACGGCGTATCTGCCGCGACGCAGACCGGGTGATCGCCATCAGCCAGTTCAACAAAACCTACCTGGATGAAGCACTAGCCGGGACGGGTGCCACCATTTC from the Corynebacterium durum genome contains:
- a CDS encoding glycosyltransferase family protein, with translation METTPVRVLLYSHDSQGLGHVRRNLTIAHHIAAAIPAATGHPVSGLLVSGLAPASVFPLPQGFDWLTIPGISKGKDGYQPRSLGEPTHNLIRLRSELLKSTLLSFAPDLVIIDRHIYGVWKELFTPLEQLRTAHPHTSVVLGLREVLDEPAVAAAEWEALGNPEQLCDIVDEVWVYGDPAVHNPLKTGEIPDFFTDRLRFTGYLANGRRVADHDTALAPEPFILTTAGGGSDGYHLLKSATRINFPAGHRHIIVTGPQLEERAFKHIASLAGPNTEVHHSWPGLSTQIARASAVIAMGGYNTVCEILCTDTPGLLIPREHPRREQLIRAESLHEARAIDYLRVGAVSTDALSAWVADAVHRTVDRSSLARDGLNVAAHYATELINHTDLVSTEGSTLK